GTGGAGGTGGTCACCTACCTCCGCGACGACGCCACCGACGAGCAGGTCCGCCTGCTCCAGCAGGACGTCCTGCTCCTCCCCGAGGTGGAGGAGGTGCGCTACGTCTCCAAGACCGAGGCGCTCGCCACCGCCATGCGCGAGATGGAGGAGTTCCGGGACGTCTTCACGGACCTGGAGACCAACCCCCTCCCCGCCTCGCTGGAGCTGCGGCTGAAGCCGGGCTCCCGCAACCCCGAGTCGGTGGAGCGGGTGGCGATGGGGCTGGCCGCCTACCCGTTCGTGGAGGACGTCCGCTTCGGGCGCGACTGGCTGGACAAGATCGTCTCCCTGCGCCGCATCGCCGGGGGCGCGGCCGGGATCATCGGCGGGGCCTTCGCCCTGGTGGCGGCGATCATCATCGCCACGGCCGTGCGGATCGCGGTGTTCGCGCGCCGGGAGGAGATCTCCGTGATGCGGCTGGTGGGCGCCACGGACGGCTTCGTGCGCCGCCCCTTCCTCCTGGAGGGGCTGGTCTCCGGGATCCTGGGCGGGCTGCTGGCGGTGGGGCTGGCCTTCGCCGCCTTCCGCGTGGTGGACGTGGTGCTGCTCCGCATCGAGTGGCTCCCGCTCCCCTGGGTGGCCGCGGGCGTGGGGGCGGGCGCCGTGTTCGGCTTCGTCTCCAGCGCCATCGCGGTGCGCCGTCACCTCCGCGCGGTCTGAGATGTCCGTGGTCCGCCGGCTCGCCCTGCTCACCGCAGT
The Longimicrobiaceae bacterium DNA segment above includes these coding regions:
- a CDS encoding permease-like cell division protein FtsX — protein: MPYALREALSAFRRSPLLTLLSVVAVAFSLFVVALFGLTAHNIRRAIERIEERVEVVTYLRDDATDEQVRLLQQDVLLLPEVEEVRYVSKTEALATAMREMEEFRDVFTDLETNPLPASLELRLKPGSRNPESVERVAMGLAAYPFVEDVRFGRDWLDKIVSLRRIAGGAAGIIGGAFALVAAIIIATAVRIAVFARREEISVMRLVGATDGFVRRPFLLEGLVSGILGGLLAVGLAFAAFRVVDVVLLRIEWLPLPWVAAGVGAGAVFGFVSSAIAVRRHLRAV